Genomic DNA from Desulfuromonas versatilis:
CCACCCCGCCGGCGGCGGCCAGCACCCGCGCCTCTTCGAAGCGCTCCGCGCCGGTCTGGGGGTGGCTGCGTACCACCTGCACGCTGCGCCCGACGTATTTCTCCAGCAGTTTCTGCGGGGTGAGCAGGTCGAAGTCGAAGTTCTGCTCCACCAGGAAAAACCCCTCGGGGTGGCTGAGGCTGCGCAGCAGGGCCGTCTCGGGGCGGATCAACGCGCTCACCTCGCGAAACGCCAGCAGGTTCTCCCCCTTGTCCAGGACGACCCGGCGCTGGTCCCTGACCAGGGCCAGGTCCTCGTTGTAGATGGTCACCGCCACCTGCTGTTGGTCCTCCAGGGTGGTGCGCTTCTCCTGCAGCCCGGATCCCGACTGCTGGGCAAACGCGCCCCCCGCCGCAAGGCAGGCCAGCAACAGGGAATGAAAAAGCATCTTGAAAAACTGCCTGGTCATAACCTACTCCCGTCAAAAAACTTGATTGAAGGAAAATCCCAAAACCCGGAAACCCTTTCACCACAGAGGGCACAGAGTTCACAGAGAAAGACCAAGGGCTCGAGGTTTTCTCTGTGTCCTCTGTGACCTCTAGTTAGCAAAGCGAACGAGTGGTAAAAGCCTTTTCAGTAAGAGTATCCCCAAGCCGAAAAAAACAAAGCCGGACCGCAGAAAACGTCTGCAAGCCCGGCTTTTCACTAATTACTCATCACGGTTTACTGATTACTCGCCGTTCTCACTCCCCCGCCACCCGATTGGCCACGTCGCGCCAGGCGCGGCTGAGGATTTTCAGATAACTCTCCCGGGCCAGGTGGAGATCCCCGCCCCAGGCGGCGATCTGGCCCTGGGCGCGCAGGATGCCGGGGTCATCCGGGTCGAGGTCGAGGGCCCGGCGCAGCGCCGAGACGGCCGCCTGCAGCTGCCCGTTCACCGAGTGGGCCTGGGCCAGCTGCAGGTAAATGGGGACCTCCTGGGGGGCCTGGCTGAGCGCCCAGAGCAGCGAGAGCGCCGCCTCGTGGGGCCGCCCCAGCATGGCCTGGATGTCGGCGACCCGCCGCCACAGCTCGGTGCGGCCGGGCTCGGACTGCAGGGCCCGCTGGTAGACCAGGATGGCGTCCTCCCAGCGCCCGTCCATCTCCGCGCGGATCCCCTGGGGCGGCAGGGCCTCGCCGACGGCGCTCAGCAGGGGCGGCTGCGGCGCGCTCACCCGCGCCGGAACGGCCGGGGCCGGCTGGGCAGCGGGGGCGGCCGCGGTCCGGGTCGGGGTCGGCGCCGCCGGGGCGGCCGCCACCGGCGGATAGGGCATGGGCGGAGGCACCGCCAGCTTGGGCAGGGTGACGGCCTGGGGCGCCGCGGCCTGGGTGGCGGCGGGCCGGGCGCTCCGGGTGGGGGCGGCGGCGCTGCGCACCGGGGCCGGCGCGGCGGGCCGGCGCACCTCGCGCGGGGCGCTGGCGGCCACCCGGGCCGGGGTAGGCTTGGCCGGGGCCGCCACCGGCGGGGCCAGCTTGCTGACCCCGGCATCGGCGAGCAGCTGCCGGCCGGCGGGCTGGTCGTCGAGGCCGAGCAGCGCCTTCTGGGTCTTCTCCAGGTAGCCGGGCCTGGGAGCCGGGCCGGAGACCACCAGCCGGGCCGGGGTGCTCTTGGCCGCCGGGGTCAGGCCGGCCAGGGGGAAGACCTTGCCGATGGGCTGGCGGCGGACGAAATCCTCTTCGAGAACCGCCAGGTCGACCTCGCGGTAGAGGCTGACCCAGTCGAACAGCACCTTGTCGGAGGCGAACATGCGCACCGCCACCGGCTCGCCGAGCTGCTCGCCGAGCAGCCCCGCCAGCCGCCGGGCCTGGGCTTCGCGGCCGAACAGGGGATCGCTGGTGGCGACGCCGAGGGTGGTCTGCGCCGGTTTTGCGGCCGGTTTCGCCGCGGTTTTCGCGGCCGGGCTCGGGCGCCTCGCCGGCTGCGCCGCAGCGCTGACGGGGCGGGACGGCGCGCTCGGACGGGCCGCGGGCGCGGCCGGGGCCTTGGCGGTAACGACGGCGGCCGTGGGCGAGGGTTCGGCGAAGCGGCCGATCCCCAGGGCGCTCAGGACCCCGGAGCCGCCGGCGCTGTGCGGCATGTCGAGCAGCGCCTTCTGCACCCTGGTCTTGAACGCGGCCGGCTTGGCCTCGCTGGTGACCACCCGGGACAGGGGCTCGCCGGCGGCCTGCGGGCCGTGGACATCGGCCAGGGGGTAGAGCCGCACGATCTGCCGGCGGTTCAGGTAATTGGTGGAGAGCAGGGCCAGGTCGAGCTCGCGGTAGATCCCGACCCAGTCGTAGAGGGTCTGTTCATCGGGCAGGACGCGGACCTTGACCGGTTCGCCGAGGTGCTGCTGCAGGTAGTCGGCCAGTCGCCGGGCTTCGGCTTCCGAGCCGACGGGGGGCACCGAGCGGGCGATGCCCAGGGAGAGCGCCGCAGCAGCGGCCGGGCGCTGGGTGGCGGGCGCCGGGCGCGCGGCAGGCCGGGGGGCCGGGGGGGCGGCGCTGGGACGCGGGGTGGGGCGCGGCCTGGCCGCGGCCGGCGCCGGACGGGCCGCCGCCGGGGGAGCCGCCGCGGCGGCCACCGCGGTGCCCCGGGGCACGGCGAAACGGGCGACCCCGAATTCGCCGAGCAGGCGCACGCCGTCGGGGTCGTCGTCCATGCCGCGCAGCACCCGGCCGAGCTTCTCGAGGGTCGCGGCGCTGGCCGCGGGGTCGCCGACGAAAGCGCCGGCGGAGGCGCCGCCGGCCTGCTCGAGCTCGGCGAGGCGGATGAACTCGCCGGTGGGCTGGCCGCGCAGGAAGGCCTCGCTGAACAGGGCGAAATCGACCTGCCGGTGGACCTTGACCCACTGGCGCAGCTCCTGCTCGTCGGCCACCACCTGGATGACCACCGGCTCGCCGAGCCGCTTCTCGAGGTAGGCGTCAAAGCGCAGGGCGAGCGGTTCGGTGCGGATCAGGGGATTGACGACGGCGAGTCCGAAGGTGATTTCCGCCAGGGCCGGGACGGCGGTCCCCAGCGACAGCAGGATCAGCAGAGCGAACAGCCTGATTCTCATAACCCTCCTGGAAGCCTGATCCCGGCGCCAAAGCCCGGGGACGCGGGAAAAAACCCGCTCGGCATGACAAACCAACCGGCAGCCAGCAGCGCCGGCCCGGCAAACCCAGCCCCTACTTTAGCAGATCAAGGAAAAAAATCATTAAAAATCTGGCATTTCGGGGAGGCTGGGATTCGTAAAGGGCCCAGGCAACGCCGGAGCGTGGCCAGGGGCGGGCAGTGCGGCCGCGTCGGATCAGTCGGATCGGGCGCGGCCGCAATTGCCGGGGCACCCTGGTGGGTGCCCCGGCCAGTCACGGCCTTCAAGCCTTTCCGGGTCACGAGTCACGGCCCCTCACCAGTCACGGCCCCTAAGCCCTACGCCGGCTCCAGCCCGGCGAACTTGAGCAGCAGCTTCTTGGGACCGACGCTGCGGAAGTAGACGGTGACCTTGGTGTTGTCGCCGCTCCCCTCGAGGCGCCGCACCACGCCGACGCCGAACTTGACGTGGCGCACCTGGGTGCCGATGCGCAGCCCCTCCTCGGCGTCGGGGACCACCCGCACCTCCTCCTCGAAGGCGGGCTCGTCCTCTTCCTCGAAGGGGGAGGGTTCGAACTGCTCGAAGATCGAGGCCAGGTTGTGCGTCGCCGCCTTCTGCAACGCGGGGGGCTCCTCGCCGGCCAGGGCCTCGCGGGGGATCTCGGCGAGGAAGCGGCTGGGCGGGTTGAACTGGAAGTCGCCGTAGACGCGCCGGCGCCGGGCGTGGGTCAGGTAGAGCTTCTCCATGGCCCGGGTCATGCCGACGTAGCACAGGCGCCGCTCCTCTTCGACCTCGGCGCCGCCGTCGCCGGAGCGCGAATGGGGGAACAGCCCCTCCTCCATGCCGGTCATGAACACCACCGGGAACTCCAGCCCCTTGGCGGCGTGCAGGGTCATCAGGGTGACCCGGTCGAGGCTGGCGTCGTAAGAGTCGAGGTCGGTGATCAGGGCCACCTGCTCCAGGTAGTCCTGCAGGGTCCCCTCGCTGCCGTAGTGCTCCTCCATCCCCGCCAGCAGCTGCTCGAGGTTCTCCATCCGCCCCTGCGCCTCCTCGGTGCGCTCCTCGCGCAGCCGCGGGCCGTAGCCGCTCTCCTCGATGAGCTCGGCGGTCAGCTGCGGGTAGGGGGTGCGTTCGAGCCGCCTGGTGAAATCCTCCATCAGGGCGACGAAGGCCTCGACCTTGGCGGCGGCCGCGCCCTTCAGTTCCCCGGCGTCGAGGGCCATCCGGCAGGCGCCGAGAAAGCCCCCGGCCCGCTCCTCGAATTCGGCGATGCGGCCGACGGTGGTGGCGCCGATGCCCCGCGCCGGGACGTTGACGATGCGCCGCGCCGAGAGGGAGTCGGCCGGGTTGGTCAGCACCCGCAGGTAGGCGAGGATGTCCTTGATCTCCTGGCGCATGTAGAACTTGACGCCGCCGAACATCACGTAGGGCAGCCCCTGGCCGCGCAGGGCCTCCTCCAGGGAGCGGGACTGGGCGTTGGTGCGGTAGAACACGGCCACGTCGCGCAGGTGGCGCCCGGACTGCCGGAGCCGGGCGATCTCGGCGGCGACGAAGCGGGCCTCCTCCTGGTCGTCGGGGAGCGGCTCGAGGGTGATCTTCTCCCCCTGGGGGTTCTCCGTCCACAGGGTCTTGCCCTTGCGGCCGAGGTTTTTGGCCACCACCTCGCCGGCCGCCTCGAGGATGGTGCGGGTCGAGCGGTAGTTCTGCTCGAGGCGGATGGTGGTGCAGCCGGGGTAGTCGCGCTCGAAGCCGAGGATGTTGCCGATCTCGGCGCCGCGCCAGGCGTAGATCGACTGGTCGTCGTCGCCGACCACGCAGAGGTTGCCGTGCCCCCCGGCCAGCTGGTGGATGAGCCGGTACTGGACCTGATTGGTGTCCTGGAACTCGTCGACGTGGAGGTAGCGGAAGCGCCGCCGGTACTTCTCCAGCACCTCGGGGTGGGCGTCGAACAGCCGCACGGTGAGCAGCAGCAGGTCGCCGAAGTCGAGGGCGTTGGCCTGCTGCAGCCGCTTCTGGTAGAGGGCGTAGACCTTGGCGGTCAGCTCGGCGTAGTAGTCGCCGGTGTCGAGCTGTTCGGGGAGCAGCCCCTTGTTCTTGGCTCCGTCGATGGCCCAGGCCGCGGCCCGCGGCTTGAGGGTCTTCTCGGAGATCTGCAACTCGGCCAGCACCTGCTTGAGCATCCGCTCCTGGTCCTGGTCGTCGTAGATGGTGAAATCGGAGGAGTAGCCGAGCACGGCGATCTCGCGGCGCAGGATGCGCACGCAGCTGGCGTGGAAGGTGGCCACCCAGGGGGGCTCGGACTCGCCGAGCAGGCGCTCGAGGCGCTCCTTCATCTCGGCGGCGGCCTTGTTGGTGAAGGTCACGGCGAGGACCTGCCAGGGGGGTACCCCGCACTGCTGGATCAGCCAG
This window encodes:
- a CDS encoding tetratricopeptide repeat protein, with the translated sequence MRIRLFALLILLSLGTAVPALAEITFGLAVVNPLIRTEPLALRFDAYLEKRLGEPVVIQVVADEQELRQWVKVHRQVDFALFSEAFLRGQPTGEFIRLAELEQAGGASAGAFVGDPAASAATLEKLGRVLRGMDDDPDGVRLLGEFGVARFAVPRGTAVAAAAAPPAAARPAPAAARPRPTPRPSAAPPAPRPAARPAPATQRPAAAAALSLGIARSVPPVGSEAEARRLADYLQQHLGEPVKVRVLPDEQTLYDWVGIYRELDLALLSTNYLNRRQIVRLYPLADVHGPQAAGEPLSRVVTSEAKPAAFKTRVQKALLDMPHSAGGSGVLSALGIGRFAEPSPTAAVVTAKAPAAPAARPSAPSRPVSAAAQPARRPSPAAKTAAKPAAKPAQTTLGVATSDPLFGREAQARRLAGLLGEQLGEPVAVRMFASDKVLFDWVSLYREVDLAVLEEDFVRRQPIGKVFPLAGLTPAAKSTPARLVVSGPAPRPGYLEKTQKALLGLDDQPAGRQLLADAGVSKLAPPVAAPAKPTPARVAASAPREVRRPAAPAPVRSAAAPTRSARPAATQAAAPQAVTLPKLAVPPPMPYPPVAAAPAAPTPTRTAAAPAAQPAPAVPARVSAPQPPLLSAVGEALPPQGIRAEMDGRWEDAILVYQRALQSEPGRTELWRRVADIQAMLGRPHEAALSLLWALSQAPQEVPIYLQLAQAHSVNGQLQAAVSALRRALDLDPDDPGILRAQGQIAAWGGDLHLARESYLKILSRAWRDVANRVAGE
- a CDS encoding ATP-dependent helicase; amino-acid sequence: MSKLLKGLNPPQRQAVTTTEGPLLILAGAGSGKTRTLTHRVAWLIQQCGVPPWQVLAVTFTNKAAAEMKERLERLLGESEPPWVATFHASCVRILRREIAVLGYSSDFTIYDDQDQERMLKQVLAELQISEKTLKPRAAAWAIDGAKNKGLLPEQLDTGDYYAELTAKVYALYQKRLQQANALDFGDLLLLTVRLFDAHPEVLEKYRRRFRYLHVDEFQDTNQVQYRLIHQLAGGHGNLCVVGDDDQSIYAWRGAEIGNILGFERDYPGCTTIRLEQNYRSTRTILEAAGEVVAKNLGRKGKTLWTENPQGEKITLEPLPDDQEEARFVAAEIARLRQSGRHLRDVAVFYRTNAQSRSLEEALRGQGLPYVMFGGVKFYMRQEIKDILAYLRVLTNPADSLSARRIVNVPARGIGATTVGRIAEFEERAGGFLGACRMALDAGELKGAAAAKVEAFVALMEDFTRRLERTPYPQLTAELIEESGYGPRLREERTEEAQGRMENLEQLLAGMEEHYGSEGTLQDYLEQVALITDLDSYDASLDRVTLMTLHAAKGLEFPVVFMTGMEEGLFPHSRSGDGGAEVEEERRLCYVGMTRAMEKLYLTHARRRRVYGDFQFNPPSRFLAEIPREALAGEEPPALQKAATHNLASIFEQFEPSPFEEEDEPAFEEEVRVVPDAEEGLRIGTQVRHVKFGVGVVRRLEGSGDNTKVTVYFRSVGPKKLLLKFAGLEPA